The genomic stretch TATTGTTTTTTCAGTGCTTGGAATTGGGAACGGCAACAAACTTCTTACTGCTATTTATAAGAAGCATTATACCAAGGTAGGCGGAAGTATGCATTTTGTTTGTGTCGTTTAAATAACCTCACAGATACACGTCTAACCTCTGACAGTGATCACATGTATTCAATCTGTGACATGTTTTTATCATGCATTTGATTATGAGCAGATCTTTTCTGATTTCTGTTTTATTTTGAAGGCCTATACTGTGTCTGGTGTGTTTGGTAAAGCCACAGATGACTTTTCAGATGTTGGGAAAGTTATTGAGAAGACCACTTACAGTGAGTGTCCTTAATCATACCGAAAGCCCCCAACTGCTTGGTGTTTGAGACTACAGGAAATAAATGCAATCATTTATAAGTTCTATGATTCTCCTGGTGCCTtcaaaggaatgtgtcatcagaaaatgacctatattTCAAATCGTGTTTTTAAAGAATTGgtaatgtttttaattttccCTGTCAATATCTAAAATAGAAAACATATTATAAGCGTTAAAAACCTCCTGTTTTCACACTGGGCGCTAAccctaataataggtgccactttttggtctgtaaagatcactttactgcagttatcatTACAGTCAGGATTACAATGACCGATATCACCTATATAGATTacataggatccaccattcacaataggtgataagCTTGTCTActgcctcctgacctctgcacagatcacagagcatgcctagaaaactctcccataatagtcaatgaggtcccctcctgaccattgtgccgtaaagcaattctctaaatgctctcttaatgctgttaagaacagctgagGAAAGATGGTCGCTCCATAATCAAGGTTcaagaaataaaatgtaaaaaaaaaagacagattaTAAAAAATGGATATGCGTTgcaatctggttttaactggcgggaacattttttggtgacacattccctttaacaatcCTCTTGAAGTCTTGATCCTCACAGGTTACAATAGGCCTGTTGGGCAGCAGTGGTGAATATGATTTCTCATCATCCCACTTTTGTGAAGTGCAGTTTTTTCACCctgtagatactgatgacctatcctcacgtcatcagtatctgattggaggggtctgacatccagcaccctcaccgatcagcagCTTCTTGGGCCAGAAACAAAACAGTGCACAGAGCCATGGCGGTGTCCTGCAGCTCGGCTTCCATTAGCCTGCTGAAAACAGCCGATCAgtgagggtgctgggtgtcagaccccccctaCTGATTATATATTAATGACCTGAGGATAACTACAGGTTGGAAAAACCCCTGAAAGTGAAGCAACTTTGCAATAGGTCTTAATTCAAAATTTCCTATTTTGTTTATGCAGCTCATATGCAGGCCTATGCATCTCCATGGCAACAGGCAGCAAACATATTCTGTGATGTGTAATTCTGCGGCCTTGCAGGCAGTCTGATGCTTTATTCCATTTGTCTTCTACTTTGTGGTAATGTAGGTTAGCCAGAGGTAGAGGACAGAGAGAGGAGAATGACTGAACAGTACATTTGTAGGCTAGCCCTAtacctggtggtggatccgctgaagttatgaagaggcgccggcctataCAGAACTTTGGCGGCTCCATCGCCGTTTCTAACTGTAAGactgcttcctagctgtcttacatatagaccattttctacatctaaaacaggcatagaaaatggtagatAAGACAGGCCTACCGGCCTGTCCCTTTTCCCCGCTTTAggcctggcgtgagtggggagaagtcgcagattgcggagtAAAGGACCTTTTCGCCGCAATCTGCcttagaaatacgcctaatatatttttttttaatcagatagtTTTTTATTGACAGAGAATCAAGAGGATATTACATCAGTCATACAGCTTGACCATCATACATTGCAAATAATTTGTTGAATACAACTCATTGTGAACGCTCATAGTTTCATCAATTACAAACTTAAAATACTCAAAAACTGCGACAATAACCCCAAATCACGAAATACGCCTTATTTAGGTGTATTTAATTAATTTTCAGAATTTCAGCCTCAATTGCCGCGTATATGTGGCAAATACAGTTCTGAAATATAAAATTCACCAGGGAAACCTTCCCTAAATCACGAGTCCCATGACTTGACTTCAAGACGCATTTCATCTGGTTACCAGTTATTACAGTTACCGGTTATTTACAGTCTTTTTGAAATACATTCCTTTTCTAGATTTGCTGCTATTATTTTACTTATTTCTATTTTAGTATATGATGTAAATTTGacttttattcccccccccacagAACACATTACAAGAGACAGATTGGAGCGGGTCTTGGCAATGGTTCAGGGAGCCAACCAAAAGGCATTGCTGACGTATGTGAAATAAAgcaatacatcatttttttactttcacttttgcccaaaaatgtgaaatgttCTTCACACAGATACATGTGATATGTCATTATTTGGTtagcaaatgcattttttttttttcatcttatcTTTTACATAAAAACAGTAGCTTAGCTTCCAGTTCTAGTTCTGTactatgtacattttttttttttcctgaagccTAAAATACTACGTGTCATAAAATCTCCCTTTTACACTTGTTTTCTGATCTGGTGTAGATAAAGTTGCATGGGGGGGCAGGCTATTTGTTTTAGATCCTTGTTTTGTTTTCTGCAATCTAGAACAGTACAGCTGGTCCTAGAAGGCGTATTTGATACAACCACATTATtgtctttaaaaatatatattatatttataattttttatttttttttgcaagtgaCGACTCTCTTTATAAAAGTAACCAAAAGCTTTTTAATTCTGTGAAAAAACATGTCTTCTCTATCTCTATTCCAGGCACAGTCATGTGGACTTGAAGAGTCAGGAGGCTTATGAGATGGCAGTACAAGGCGTTCTCCGGCCCATGGTGAAATCCCCTCCTCTAGTTCTGGGGGTACGATGTGTTGAGTTTTCCTCACCTAACTTCACATTAGGTAAGATTCCCGTTATAGTTGTTCTAATAAGTGACATAACAGAATTTACAGAATAAAGTAGGACAGTGACGTCATGATACAAAGGGGTGAAATCTATTATTTCAATTTGATTTGTAaatcttaggcttcgttcacatcactgttcagcctttctgttctcgggcaggaaaacggaaaggacagattcggcacataactgagccgaacgaaacccacgggccccatagactataatggggtccgttaggtttccgctcaaaGGAAGGTTTTTGAAGTGGAGACAAAAGTCTTGCGTGCACAACTTTTTGTCTCCgctcaaaatcttcttctgagcggaaacctaacagaccccattatagtctatggggccccagggctcagttatgtgctgaatccgtcctttccgttttcctgcccctaaactgggcaggagaacggaaacgGTGATGTGAGCGAAGCCTAAAAAGGGATTATCTACtcttttatattgatggtctatcctcaggttaggccatcagtatcagattgaagGAGTCCGACACCCCCCGCTGATCAGTGGTTCCGGAGTGGCGACAGAACCTCTACAGCTGTGTCTGTCTTATAGTGGACTGagatggttactgcagcgctgctccaatTCACTGCAGTGGGAGTACCCCCCCCTACTCGGATATCGATGGGCAACAGCCCTGTATATAATATGACAGCTGTTCTGATGTATTAAACACCAGGGCAGCAATTGGTGATataaaaatgttaaaggggtattcccatttcagacaacgggggtatatcgctaggatatgcccccattgtctgattggTGCAGGTCACGcccctgggacccgcacctacactgagaacggagCGACCCCGGCCACCGCCACGCACTCTCCCCATAAGATTAAATAGGGTTGCACCACgccgccattcatttctatgcggcccgcatttttcggcggccccatagaaattaatggagggcaactgggcatgtgcagtgcaccctccacaatCTTCAGGGGTCCGTTCTTGATGTAGGTGCGGTCCCAgcgatatccccccccccccccccccattgtctgagatgaggagACCCATTTAAACCAATATAGTATTTGTTAATAATGTGGGGGGTTTTCTTTGTGTTTATTCCTCTTACATCCAGCCGGATGTGATTATCTATTGGTTACTGGTAATTGGTGATTATCTATTGGATAGCTAGAACTGTATGACTGATATAGCTACTAGCAATATAAACCAAATATGCATTTTATTCCTTATTCAGAGATCCAGTGCATGCACGAGACCCAGCAGTATCTTCGCAAACTAATCCATGAGATTGGCTTAGAACTAAGATCCTCTGCAGCCTGCACGAAGGTGCGCCGCACACGGGATGGCCCCTTCACTCTGGACTGTGCCTTAACACATAGACACTGGGATCTGAACAGCATCACCAATGCAATAGAAGAGTGTAGACCTATAGCTACAGAAATGTGCAAGGAGGACACAAGCATGATCTGGGAAAATGATGATGAAGAAGATTCAATGACCAAAGAAGAGAGCAATATCCAGTGATGGTATAACTCACTAACCTTTTATGGGATGCTCTGGTTAAGAATCATGTATATTGCCAACTGTTCATATCCACCGATCCTTACTGTCTCCTCATGGGATATACATGCATAAATCATATTACAGTGTGAGTCAAAGGAACAGTACTCCTTTTTTGCATCCCGGCAGAGCCAGGGTGTCCATGTAGCAAAGTGGCCCACTAAACCATAGCAGTGACTACAATAAGTGAACGCGCAGAAGTTCGGTGCACTCACAGGAGCAGTTCCTGCAACTTTCCAGGATCTGGCCATCCTGCTGACAAGACATTTCTGAGCACCTCTTTCTTGGAGACTTTTATAAGACCAGGAATAAGGGGTCATAGTGATGTTTTGGTGATATCGCGCTTGTTAGACGACCTCATCGTAGTATAGAAAGCTTTCTCCCAGAAAACCTGTATGTCAGGCATTCCCACCATATGCAAAAATAGATTCTCCTACGTCTCTGCGGGTGTTGAGAAAATAGAACAAAGGATTTACTCTACCACTGCAACAGCACCTTCGTTTTTTTGTCTGTGTGTATatctaaaggtccttttacacggaTCGATAATCGGGCCAGTTCGTTTTTTTAATTGCTTGTTCCCGATAACTGGCCTGTGTAAAAAGTGCCggtgatcacccaatgaatgagaaaACGCTCATCCTGTCGGCACCAAAAATCATTGATCCCGCGCAGCAGATGGTGCTGTCTATACAGAGGTCTGCTGCCCAGGACAATGATTTTCTATGGAGACAAGCGATCACTTGTCCCAATACAGGGGAggtaattgctgcatgtaaatgcagtctGAATTGCATGAAGAGCTTGATTCCATATTGCATCGAATGAAGTGGGATTTTTGAAAAGGCGGTTTGCAGATTGTAAGCATCACATTTAGCTCTTTAATTGCCCATTCATATACCAGTCTCCTAAaccttttcattggtaccatattGGGATGCATAGGACCGTTCCATCACATTTTATTCCTTAGTGACCAATAAAAAAGGTTTTGCCGGtttccatatgggataaatattttaatattttgggtATTTTTACATGCGGTGATGCCCCTAATGTgtacatttctttttattttattatatagttCCTATAGGGAACGATAACAAGCAATCGTTAGGTTGTTTCTTTCATAGACTCcaataggaactaatgtgcagcaacctcctgtcacacaggaggagggggctgctgcacacacactCCGGCTCCCCTGATCCCTGCCGGGGAAAGCCAGAGCACACCCGGAAGCGCGTGCTTCCTGGTTTAAGCACGTACAGATGCCTTGGTCACGTTTGACCACGGCATCCAAAGGCTTAAATGTCATTAATGCCAGTCACAGACACAAGTCCTGGCTGTGTACAgggctggtcgggaaggggttgttccatcttggacattgggggcatatctctaagatatgcccccagtgtcttataggtgcaagtcccacctctgagacccgcaaCTATCCTTATAACAGAGCCCGCAAAGCGCCGTAGgatgcactgtgcatgcgctgccgccctccgttcatttctgtgGAAATGCCGAAAATAGCctaaatgaatgggaagcacacCGCAAGTGCGGCcactgctctattcacttctataggacttaCGGAAACAGCCGAGCCAGCGTtaggctattttcggcagtcccatagaaataaatggaaggTGGCAAAGCATGCGTGGTGCACCCTCTGGCACTTTGCGGGctctattctaaggataggtgcgggtcccaggggtgggacactctcctatcagacattgggggcatatctttGTTATATGCCCCAATGTCCATGATAGGACAACTTTTTTAACCACCGAGTACTGCATGGGTGTACGGCCAGCAGTAGGCTCTATTTAGACTAATGAGGACTGTTTCATTCGTATGCGTTATTAAAACAGGTTTTCAAGACTTAAATACATTTGGTACATCAGTAGTTTATcgttggggtccgacacctgggacctctgctggtgagctgtttgagaaagctccagtgctcctgtgagcgccacagGTTTCTCTAAGCTCAACAAGCATAGGcggtgtacattgtatagcggctgtgcttggtattgtactgagccccattcacttctatggggctgagctgtgcctaggccatgtgaccgatgaacgtgacgtcactggcctaggaaaagctgtaaAGGGCCGTGGTGCTACTGCacgcgccactgccttctcaaacatctgatcagtgggggtcctgggtttCGGTCCCCCAcccattagatactgatgacttatcctgaggataagtcatcagtatttaaatagaacctgtcacctcaaaaacgcatataaaaccaCCAGCGTTgcctcatagtagcccccagtctgttaataatcatatgtttgatccgGTAGTCAGATGCTCCATAGATTAAAAAGCCATGTTTTAAGCGCCATCAGCGCGATCTTGccagtcagcttgaagtcaaggtaaGCATGCCCtctaaccgtcccctcttttgTTAGATTGACCGTCTTGCGCATGCGCAAGACTTATGCGATCCCGGATGCACTGCAGGCTTTAAATCTAACAAAAGGGACAgttagggggcgtgcttaccttgacttcaagctgaccggCAAGATGGCGCTTAAAACATGGCTTTTTATTCTATggagtagggctgcaacgattaatcgatgtaatcgattatattcgataactggattcgttgtcgacgaatccagttatcgaataatcgccgatttgttgctattcgggcgggcgggcgctgcatctttattttacctttttacaatgacgctcccgctcctgtaacagccaggcagagcggacggcggcgtaacgtcactcaatcacgtgacgcgcctgctccgcctccttcattcatgaagtgggcggagcaggcgcgtcacgtgattgagtgacgttacgccgccgtccgctctgcctggctgttacaggagcgggagcgtcattgtaaaaaggtaaaataaagatgcaagcgccggggctgttagggggaagggggggtctgtgtatagcactgctatggggaggggggggtctgtgtatagcactgctatggggaggggggaggatctgtctatagcactgctatggggaggagggggggtctgtgtatggcactgctatgggaaggggggtctgtgcactgttatgaggaaagggatctgtgcactgttatgcccataacagtgcacatatccccctctccataactacgccgtccacagatcccccataatagtgtcgtccacagatcccccataatagtgtcgtccacagatcccccataatagtgtcgtccacagatcccccataatagtgtcgtccacagatcccccataaacgccgtccacagatcccccataaacgccgtccacagatccccaatagtgtcgtccacagatcccccataaacgccgtccacagatcccccataagtgtcgtccacagatcccccataagtgtcgtccacagatccccataagtgtcgtccacagatcccccataagtgtcgtccacagatcccccataagtgtcgtccacagatcccccataagtgtcgtccacagatcccccataagtgtcgtccacagatcccccataagtgtcgtccacagatcccccataagtgtcgtccacagatcccccataagtgtcgtccacagatcccccataagtgtcgtccacagatcccccataagtgtcgtccacagatccccataagtgtcgtccacagatccccataagtgtcgtccacagatcccccataagtgtcgtccacagatcccccataagtgtcgtccacagatcccatagatcccccataagtgtcgtccacaatttgttttaatatggcctttgaacataatttttcaagtaagatcatataaacctctgttttgtaattttgtcgtttttcccgattaatcgattaatcgtagaaattaatcggcaactaatcgattattcaaataatcgttagctgcagccctactatGGAGCATCTGACTACCGGATCAAACatgattattaacagactggggACTActatgagttaaaggggttgtccgggttcagagctgaacccggacatacccttattttcaccccggcagccctcctgagcctggcataggagcatctcatgctccaatgcgctcccgtgccctgcgctagatcgcgcagggcacaggctcttgtgttttcaataacacactgccgggcggtaacttccgcccagcagtgtgttcggtgacgtcaccggctctgaggggcgggctttagctctgccctagccgttttactggctagggcagagccaaatcccgcccatcagtgccggtgacgtcaccgggctgcctgtcagccccatagagagcccggtatgtcaccggaactcagaaaaatgcctttgccctgcgcgatttagcgcagggcaaaggagagcatcggagcatgaactgctccgatgctcatgtcagggggctgccggggtgaaaatggagggatctgaacctagacaacccctttaatgctggcggttttatatgcgtttttgaggagaccggttccctttaagtctcagAACACCCCTTTACTGGCCAGTGGCCATTAACAAAGCAGAACAACTAAATAGCTTTTTGCTTAATTAGGGCCCGTTGCAGCCTGTACGCGGTACCGGACCTCATCTCCGCCATGTCACAACCTTGTGGTCGTACCCTAAAGAGGATGCTGCACTCCCTACAAGCACCTCATCCGTGAGGGTACCTGaagtcagaccccactgatttggtattgatgacctagccggagcataggtcataagtatcatgaattcggacaacccctttaacaagattAGTATTTGATCATCGTCCTAGCCAACCTATGTAAAACATGTATAGTATAGAAAAAGTGGTTTCCTGATTCTACTGTGGACACTGACTAATATGGACACTTCCCCCATTTAATAATTCCACCCTTCTCCTATGCTTTTATAATCTGGTTGCAAACCACCCCAAGGAAATATatgcaggggaaaaaaataaataaaactcatgCTAATAAATGCACAATGGGAAGCAACAAGCAGTTGCGCCATATGGTGCcactaggtggcgctggtgtCATCAATATTAAGCTTTACTTGCTGACGTCACCACCGGCTGTAAACTGGTTTCGGTTTCAGCTCTATAAGGCGGGGGTCAAAAGGCTATGTTTCACTTGACGGCTGTGACCCCCGGTAGGGTGCAGCCCTTTACGGTGTACGTGTCTGtgccttaataataataattgttacTCTCGCACCTTCCTAACCAGCAGCTATTTAGCTTTGCAGCCAGGGAACCCTGGGATTCGTAGTTTACTACTGGCGTGAGACAGAGGGCTGCTAAACATCTAGGACTACAATTCCCATGATCACGTGTTTCAATGAGACAGCCAATAGGAATCTGCATCAGGGCGGGGCTATCTGAATAATGCGTTGCTGCAGGGTAATATATAGTCAGCGCCGGTGAATGAACGAGAAGCTGCGGGGGATAGAAAGCGCTGAATGAATGCGTGGGCCTGCTCCTACAGTACAGACAGCTCACGTTTCCTCCTCGCTGTCTGGAAGGAAAGTGCTTCATACAGAGTGTGATTCATGACTAGTACTTGAAGAGAGGAGGCTGCCCTCTGAAGCACAtttggggacatttatcaaagctggcttagttgcccatagcaaccaatcagattccacctttcatttttcagagctcctttagaaaTCCAAAGGTTcattctgattggttgttatgggtaactaagccagtttttctttacaccagttttccccAATTCTGTTCAATGGCAGAGGCGCTTCCCTGCTAAATATCTCCCCTTCTAAACCTATTTCTCAGTTGTATCATTtcctagggcagggatcagcatcagctgctgtgaaactacaactcccagcatgcacagttgctcgtctgttcttgtaactcccatagcagtgaaagaaggattctgagagttgtagtttcagaacagctggagtgccggaggttgctgatccctgtcctatgGCGATGGCACCACATATACAGCTGTGGCTATGACTGGAGGTAGACGACGGCTTTTAGGGTATGTTTACACTACGTACTCCATGACAGAAAGCGCTGTGGACCTGCTCGCCGCTAATCTGCAGCGGAGAAAGGAGATAAACTgtaaccctggtttcacacctaggcgtttctcaaacgcgcgtttttgtcgcgcgtttttatgcgcgttttttttaatagtgaacgcgcgtttgacgcgcgtttgggtgattgacagcagtgttgtccaaagagtctatggcccaaacgcgcgtcaaacgcgccaaaaaaagctcctgtacttgtttgagtgtcgggcgttttacagcgcgatcgtacgcgctgtaaaacgcccaggtgagaaccattcccatagggaatcattggttcttgcctgttgtgcgttttacagcgcgtaggaacgcgctgtaaaacgctcaggtgtgaacccagcgtaaggccaaatgcacacggctgtttttcacagccgtgagcggtccgtggaaccacgggctggattcctgctgagagcaggagcgcacggcgtcattggttgctatgacaccgtgcgctccctgctgccgctgcagtacagtaatacactggtatgatctataccactgtaatactgtattgcggcggcagcaggagtgcacggcgtcatagcaaccaatggcgcCGTGTGCCAGGCCATGGCTCCACGGACTGTTCACGgctgtgaaaaacggccgtgtgcattcggcctaagtagACATTGGCACGCCCCTTGTCGCAGTTATGGCTTTAAACCACTGACCTGAATTTTGgcacagtgggggtcatttactaacatttTTAGGCCACAAAAAAACGTTTCAGTCAGGGGTTGGAGCAGTTTTTACACCAGGTGCACAGACCGCTGAaagtgcgcctaatttatgatgatgcGTATCTTGTGACAGCGCAGGGGGAATGACCACTAATGTCCTTAATTAAGAAAAAGATTTTAGAGTAAaagaattgtaataaaaaaaaaaaactcaccctcCACTTTTATATTGAAAaaagtgcttcataaatatgacgCTAAGGGTCCatcacacgtccatagtgtattgcggatccgcaatacgccCAGCCGGCACCCCCCACAGAActacctgttcttgtccgcaattacggacaagaataggacatgttctatttttttccggagccgcggaccggaagatcgggggggcgctccggaaatgcagatgcggggacaacacactgtatgctgtccgcatccattcctgccccatagagaatgaatgggtccgcacccgtgccGCAATTTGATGAACGGATGCGGCCcgattctgcggacgtgtgaatggaccctaatgctgataatatttctcaatgtatttacactagacaactggcataaatacattgataaatctcatGCTCCCCTTGTATTACAAAACTATCTCCCtgcagccaccacaagggggagctcagtggataaaaatgtatacagttaccatttaCTAAACGCTGAAATATACTCTTTGCattgagcttcctctagtggcagctgcatgaaaGTGTTTTCTTGTTGGGGAGATTCAGTGCCAGAACCCCCTCCCCCATAGCAGTTGCTTGGTCTTCCTCCATAGAAGGTATGCCACTGCTTTTATACAGACAGCTGGTTTTGAGGGGTTTTTCCAgggaaattgaaaaaaatatttaataagaaaaaaagcaTATTCACGCTCACTGATCTTTCCCCAGCCTCTGCCATTCTGCCCCTGGCTCTCTTCACGTCTTGGTCCCAGTTCTACATGCGAGTATTGGCAGGAATGGCCCACTCACTTGATGAGGCGGATCACCCCTATGGCAAGAGCTTGGCTGAGCTAAACTTTCTTGGCATTTTTAGTGTGTGGAGATCAGGAAGTGAAGAGCAGAGGGTTGAGGTCCAGCATTGGGAAAATGGTGAGGGTGCATatggttgattttttttttttttttttttatctgtatctGCCTGGAAATCTCTCTTTTAAAGGGGGCttctggtttgcatcaacatccttcaaaataatcatttatgaaggtagctgtaattctgTAATGTATTTCCTTCACCTTTATTGCTCCCTATCTCCCGTTCTGggccgtggtcacatgaccatgtccatgcagctctttcttatttcctgtgatgttctgtccatgggcggggcagtgctaggggagtgtctatgtaactagctggtgggaggagctataaactagctggccgGTGTTGGAgcggtggcagagaaaggagaagtgcatcatgggtttggttggatagaggaacaggaagtgctacctacAGGATGGATACCACAGTGAtctgtttacatggtgaaaatgggtcaggagagtccaaacaaaaaaaatcatgttcatgaggtaagcaactacaatAGCAAATTTTGATAAAGATcatagtaagggtccattcacacgtccgttgtttctttcctgatctgttccgttttttgcggaacagatctggacccattcattttcaattggtcctgaaaaaaaatcagacattgtgctaaaaacggaacacatcaggaaagaaacaatggacgtgtgaatggacccttatcctggAAAACCTGT from Bufo gargarizans isolate SCDJY-AF-19 chromosome 8, ASM1485885v1, whole genome shotgun sequence encodes the following:
- the TRUB2 gene encoding mitochondrial mRNA pseudouridine synthase TRUB2, with protein sequence MALSASSAYRMLHGIFAVYKPPGMRWKSVRDTIEMKLLQELNSLEQPAPRQQILFLPHIQESSSGVELTKVVTSVPSLADHKLVKGPFYTYLKVGVGHNLDTRSSGVFVLGIGNGNKLLTAIYKKHYTKAYTVSGVFGKATDDFSDVGKVIEKTTYKHITRDRLERVLAMVQGANQKALLTHSHVDLKSQEAYEMAVQGVLRPMVKSPPLVLGVRCVEFSSPNFTLEIQCMHETQQYLRKLIHEIGLELRSSAACTKVRRTRDGPFTLDCALTHRHWDLNSITNAIEECRPIATEMCKEDTSMIWENDDEEDSMTKEESNIQ